The Amycolatopsis sp. 195334CR genome window below encodes:
- a CDS encoding GlxA family transcriptional regulator, with protein sequence MAGPHRVAVLAIDEVVGYDMQIPTQLFKTAARGGKPLYDVRLCGIDDQPVRVSAGYTAVLDHGPEVLAEADTVIIPGTKVRGPRREGTLPDDIAAALALIRPGTRIMSICTGAFVLGAAGLLDGRRATTHWAYADELRQLYPEIDVDEDVLFVDDGDVLTSAGLAAGVDLCLHVLRADHGSEVANTAARYCVVPPFREGGQSQFIERPVTDEGAGSTAATRAWALGRLGEPLDLAALAEHARMSVRTFSRRFRAETGLSPRAWLIQERVKHARHLLETTALPIDRVAQESGLGTSASLRQHLNAAIGVAPLTYRRTFARG encoded by the coding sequence ATGGCCGGACCGCACCGCGTGGCCGTGCTCGCCATCGACGAGGTGGTCGGGTACGACATGCAGATCCCCACCCAGTTGTTCAAGACCGCCGCGCGTGGCGGGAAACCGCTCTACGACGTGCGCCTCTGCGGGATCGACGACCAGCCGGTGCGGGTCAGCGCCGGGTACACCGCGGTGCTCGACCACGGCCCGGAGGTGCTGGCCGAAGCGGACACGGTGATCATCCCGGGCACGAAGGTGCGCGGGCCCCGGCGCGAGGGCACGCTGCCGGACGACATCGCCGCGGCGCTCGCGCTGATCCGGCCGGGCACGCGGATCATGTCCATCTGCACCGGCGCGTTCGTGCTCGGCGCGGCCGGGCTGCTCGACGGCAGGCGGGCCACCACGCACTGGGCCTACGCGGACGAACTGCGCCAGCTGTACCCCGAGATCGACGTGGACGAGGACGTGCTCTTCGTCGACGACGGCGACGTGCTGACCTCGGCCGGGCTCGCCGCCGGGGTCGACCTGTGCCTGCACGTGCTGCGCGCGGACCACGGCAGCGAGGTGGCCAACACCGCGGCGCGCTACTGCGTGGTGCCGCCGTTCCGCGAGGGCGGGCAGTCCCAGTTCATCGAACGCCCGGTGACCGACGAAGGCGCCGGCAGCACGGCCGCGACCAGGGCGTGGGCGCTCGGACGGCTCGGCGAACCGCTGGACCTGGCGGCGCTGGCCGAGCACGCGCGGATGAGCGTGCGGACGTTCAGCAGGCGGTTCCGCGCGGAAACCGGGCTGTCGCCGCGGGCGTGGCTGATCCAGGAGCGGGTCAAGCACGCCCGGCACCTGCTGGAGACCACCGCGCTGCCGATCGACCGCGTGGCGCAGGAATCCGGCCTCGGCACCTCGGCCTCGCTCCGGCAACACCTCAACGCCGCCATCGGGGTGGCCCCGCTGACCTACCGGCGAACCTTCGCGCGCGGGTGA
- a CDS encoding LppX_LprAFG lipoprotein — MFSRRLLGLLMVTGLLGGCAASPDASGPLPDGTGLVREAAAALGELETVHFKFGISGILDGLEVLDVEGDASRAGGPHGSATGRAAVPEANDRVDYRFQLSGDALTLTDAEGATRTAAVPSFTPATLLDASRGLPHLLTGATALRTETKEKLAEVETYRIDGQVPRAVISAVVPSIQSDVDVKFWVERAATRNLARVWLQVPPRQANEGAVMLELALTAPGSGCSPAAGCR, encoded by the coding sequence ATGTTCTCGCGCCGCCTGCTCGGGCTGCTGATGGTGACCGGCCTGCTCGGCGGGTGCGCCGCTTCCCCGGACGCCAGCGGTCCGCTGCCCGACGGCACCGGGCTGGTCCGTGAAGCCGCCGCCGCGCTGGGCGAGCTGGAAACGGTGCACTTCAAGTTCGGCATCAGCGGCATCCTCGACGGCCTCGAGGTGCTCGACGTGGAGGGCGACGCGAGCCGGGCGGGCGGACCGCACGGCTCGGCGACCGGGCGCGCCGCGGTCCCGGAGGCGAACGACCGCGTCGACTACCGGTTCCAGCTCAGCGGTGACGCGCTCACGTTGACCGACGCGGAGGGCGCGACCCGCACCGCCGCGGTGCCGTCGTTCACCCCGGCGACGCTGCTCGACGCCTCGCGCGGCCTGCCGCACCTGCTCACCGGCGCGACCGCGTTGCGCACCGAGACCAAGGAGAAGCTGGCCGAGGTGGAGACCTACCGCATCGACGGCCAGGTGCCGCGGGCGGTGATCAGCGCCGTGGTGCCGTCGATCCAGTCCGATGTGGACGTGAAGTTCTGGGTGGAGCGGGCGGCCACGAGGAACCTGGCGCGGGTGTGGCTGCAGGTGCCGCCGCGGCAGGCGAACGAGGGCGCGGTCATGCTGGAGCTCGCGCTCACGGCTCCTGGCAGCGGGTGTTCGCCGGCGGCAGGGTGCCGCTGA
- a CDS encoding alpha/beta hydrolase — translation MPPFRSVIAVVLPLALVTAACSAEEPPKPPPHTAVESVAPPTPTPPPDPMAAFYAQKLTWGECAPYATGEDSRAAFRVPGLECARLSVPLDYAQPGGEKISIGVLRHKAAGERIGSLVLNPGGPGGSGMVAAAGIAVQAAKGEAGKRFDIVGFDPRGVGASEPRIRCLTDAERDADRADDAETDGSPEGVAKQEDEARQFGAKCAERTEHGNAMLANLGTRDVAKDLDLLRAALGDQKLTYLGYSYGTQIGYTYAEAFPDKVRAMVLDGAVDPEQDSLDGNLAQVTGFGKAFGEFATWCARQPDCALGRDPAGATKAFQDLTRPLIEQPVPAGERKLSYEDAGTAAIQAMYSQQLWKQLNTGLAELKQQRGDALMKLADQYNERGADGTYGAIQDAFTAINCVDNPKITDKNRIAEFLKKGNEAAPFLDDGKPDGAALDTCAFWPVPNTSEPHTPKVDGVPPVLVISTTNDPATPYEAGVNLAKAMKGSLLSFEGTQHTVFLQGIPCVDDAGTDYLISGTLPPANTRCQEP, via the coding sequence GTGCCCCCGTTCCGCTCGGTCATTGCTGTTGTGCTGCCGCTTGCCCTGGTCACCGCCGCGTGCTCGGCGGAGGAGCCGCCCAAACCCCCGCCGCACACCGCGGTGGAGTCGGTGGCGCCCCCGACGCCGACCCCGCCGCCCGACCCGATGGCGGCCTTCTACGCGCAGAAGCTCACCTGGGGTGAATGCGCGCCGTACGCCACGGGTGAGGACAGCCGGGCCGCGTTCCGCGTGCCCGGCCTCGAGTGCGCGCGGCTGAGCGTGCCGCTCGACTACGCCCAGCCGGGCGGCGAGAAGATCAGCATCGGCGTGCTCCGGCACAAGGCGGCCGGGGAGCGGATCGGCTCGCTCGTGCTCAACCCGGGCGGGCCGGGCGGCTCCGGCATGGTGGCGGCCGCGGGCATCGCCGTGCAGGCGGCCAAGGGCGAGGCGGGCAAGCGGTTCGACATCGTCGGCTTCGACCCGCGCGGGGTCGGGGCGAGCGAGCCGAGGATCCGCTGCCTGACCGACGCCGAACGCGACGCCGACCGCGCGGACGACGCCGAGACCGACGGCTCCCCGGAAGGCGTGGCCAAGCAGGAGGACGAGGCCAGGCAGTTCGGTGCGAAGTGCGCCGAGCGCACCGAGCACGGCAACGCGATGCTCGCCAACCTCGGTACCCGCGACGTGGCCAAGGACCTCGACCTGCTGCGGGCCGCGCTCGGCGACCAGAAGCTGACCTACCTCGGTTACTCCTACGGCACGCAGATCGGTTACACCTACGCCGAGGCGTTCCCGGACAAGGTGCGCGCGATGGTGCTCGACGGCGCGGTCGACCCGGAGCAGGACTCGCTCGACGGCAACCTCGCGCAGGTCACCGGCTTCGGCAAGGCGTTCGGTGAGTTCGCGACCTGGTGCGCGCGGCAGCCGGACTGCGCGCTCGGCCGCGATCCGGCCGGTGCCACGAAGGCGTTCCAGGACCTGACCCGGCCGCTGATCGAGCAGCCCGTGCCGGCCGGCGAGCGCAAGCTCTCCTACGAGGACGCCGGGACGGCGGCCATCCAGGCGATGTACTCGCAGCAGTTGTGGAAGCAGCTCAACACGGGCCTGGCGGAGTTGAAGCAGCAGCGCGGCGACGCCCTGATGAAGCTCGCCGACCAGTACAACGAGCGCGGCGCGGACGGGACCTACGGCGCCATCCAGGACGCGTTCACCGCGATCAACTGCGTGGACAACCCGAAGATCACCGACAAGAACCGGATCGCCGAGTTCCTCAAGAAGGGCAACGAGGCCGCGCCCTTCCTCGACGACGGAAAACCGGACGGCGCGGCGTTGGACACCTGCGCCTTCTGGCCGGTGCCGAACACTTCGGAACCGCACACCCCCAAGGTCGACGGCGTGCCGCCGGTGCTGGTCATCTCCACCACGAACGACCCGGCGACGCCGTACGAGGCGGGGGTCAACCTGGCGAAGGCGATGAAGGGCTCGCTGCTGTCGTTCGAAGGAACCCAGCACACGGTGTTCCTCCAGGGCATCCCCTGCGTCGACGACGCCGGGACGGACTACCTGATCAGCGGCACCCTGCCGCCGGCGAACACCCGCTGCCAGGAGCCGTGA
- a CDS encoding alpha/beta hydrolase has product MAACSTEAEPPRPTTETKGPAGPVPAGLEKFYAQPLSWGECAPYATTSSTKTAFGVKGAECARLTVPLDYAKPDAETITIGVLRHRSDGSGERIGSLLFNPGGPGASGMAAVAGMAEASPELTARFDLVGFDPRGVGASEPQVRCLTDDERDAERADDVETDGSPEGVSKQEAESKAFADRCAERTDHHAAMLANVGTRDVVKDMDVLKSALGDAKLSYVGYSYGTRIGSTYAETFPQNVRAMVLDGALDPEQDSVESLVAQGEGFGKAFDEFVKWCVAEQDCALGRDPAGATKAYQDLTRPLIDIKASVGDGRLLSYEDATTGTVQALYTQQLWDTLNSGLNALKSGNGGTLMKLADTYNERGSDGRYSTTQDAFTAIRCVDDPRVTDKAKILEAQQRYMQVAPFLDDGLPDGAALDSCAFWPSPNTSEPHPPKVEGVPPVLVISTTNDPATPYEAGVNLAKAMKGSLLTYEGTQHTVFLQGVACVDDAGAGYLTDGTLPAEGTRCSGK; this is encoded by the coding sequence ATGGCCGCGTGTTCCACCGAGGCGGAACCGCCCCGGCCGACCACCGAAACGAAAGGACCGGCGGGTCCGGTTCCCGCCGGTCTCGAAAAGTTCTACGCGCAGCCCCTGAGCTGGGGCGAGTGTGCACCCTACGCGACAACGTCGAGCACCAAGACGGCCTTTGGGGTGAAGGGTGCCGAATGCGCGCGGCTGACCGTGCCGCTCGACTACGCCAAGCCCGACGCCGAGACGATCACCATCGGCGTGCTCCGGCACCGGTCGGACGGCAGTGGCGAGCGGATCGGCTCGCTGCTGTTCAACCCCGGCGGCCCGGGTGCCTCCGGCATGGCCGCGGTGGCCGGCATGGCCGAGGCCTCGCCCGAGCTGACCGCCCGATTCGACCTGGTGGGCTTCGACCCGCGCGGGGTCGGCGCGAGCGAACCACAGGTGCGCTGCCTGACCGACGACGAACGCGACGCCGAGCGCGCCGACGATGTCGAGACCGACGGTTCACCGGAAGGCGTGAGCAAGCAGGAAGCGGAGAGCAAGGCCTTCGCCGACCGCTGCGCCGAGCGCACCGACCACCACGCCGCGATGCTCGCGAACGTCGGCACCAGGGACGTCGTCAAGGACATGGACGTGCTCAAGTCGGCGCTCGGCGACGCGAAGCTCTCCTACGTCGGTTATTCGTACGGCACGCGCATCGGCTCGACCTACGCGGAGACGTTCCCGCAGAACGTGCGCGCGATGGTGCTCGACGGCGCGCTGGACCCCGAGCAGGATTCGGTCGAATCGCTGGTCGCGCAGGGCGAGGGCTTCGGCAAGGCGTTCGACGAGTTCGTCAAGTGGTGCGTCGCCGAGCAGGACTGCGCACTGGGCCGCGACCCGGCGGGCGCGACGAAGGCGTACCAGGACCTGACCCGGCCGTTGATCGACATCAAGGCCTCGGTCGGCGACGGCCGTCTCCTCTCCTATGAGGACGCGACCACCGGGACCGTGCAGGCGCTCTACACCCAGCAGTTGTGGGACACGCTGAACAGCGGGCTCAACGCGTTGAAGAGCGGCAACGGCGGCACGCTGATGAAGCTCGCCGACACCTACAACGAGCGCGGCTCCGACGGCCGGTACTCGACCACGCAGGACGCGTTCACCGCGATCCGCTGCGTGGACGACCCGCGGGTCACGGACAAGGCGAAGATCCTCGAAGCGCAGCAGCGGTACATGCAGGTCGCGCCGTTCCTCGACGACGGGCTCCCGGACGGCGCCGCCCTCGATTCGTGTGCCTTCTGGCCGTCGCCGAACACCTCCGAACCGCACCCGCCGAAGGTGGAGGGCGTGCCCCCGGTGCTGGTGATCTCGACCACGAACGACCCGGCGACGCCGTACGAGGCGGGGGTCAACCTGGCGAAGGCGATGAAGGGCTCGCTGCTGACCTACGAGGGCACCCAGCACACCGTCTTCCTGCAGGGTGTCGCGTGCGTCGACGACGCGGGCGCGGGCTACCTGACCGACGGCACCCTGCCCGCCGAGGGAACGCGCTGCTCCGGCAAGTGA
- the secA2 gene encoding accessory Sec system translocase SecA2, whose protein sequence is MAALMSRVGKRLRRIIQRPASVELTRYEALLPAVEKREPEIEKLSDEELTETAAKLREVEKWGDDQLVELGALGREAARRALDERAFDVQVLGTLGLLTGHVVQMATGEGKTLAGALAAAGYALQGKRVHVVTVNDYLARRDAEWMKPIFDLLGVSVGWVEPSRTREERREAYHAEVTYGAVSEIGFDMLRDRLVTRADELVQPEPEVAIIDEADSVLVDEARVPLVMAGSVDAGQADEEVANVVRRLRLGLHYETDKDGRNAWLTTAGSSVVEKSLGGIDLYSESGDGQDRLAAVNVALHAHALLERDVDYLVRDGKVQLINASRGRVAELQRWPDGLQAAVEAKEQVPPSDRGEILDSITVQALMARYPQVAGMTGTAVAVAEQLREFYKLEVAVIPPNTENIREDAKDRIFASPSQKLRAIEEEIARVHETGQPILVGTQDVAESEELAEKLAKVGLESVVLNARNDAEEAEIIADAGRYGAVTVSTQMAGRGTDIRLGGKDGKDRDRVAELGGLHVIGTARYPSSRLDDQLRGRAGRQGDPGSSIYFASLNDDLVLQNAPDIPEGIDSDSETGEITDGAAHRQIKHAQRVAEGVDLEIHRNTWRYTRLIERQRTELLAHRDKLLRTDLAKEQLEKGAPEKFKELAEAVDDEEKVEQICREIALFHIDQLWSDHLAFLTDVRESIHLRALARETPLDEFHRAAIPEFHKIIPETEQRSIASLEEAEITENGIDLAASGVRRATSTWTYLVHDNPFDSDAEQALKKVRSMLRRKKD, encoded by the coding sequence GTGGCAGCGTTGATGAGCCGGGTCGGCAAACGGTTGCGCAGGATCATCCAGCGTCCGGCCAGCGTGGAACTGACCCGGTACGAGGCGCTCCTGCCCGCGGTCGAGAAGCGGGAACCGGAGATCGAGAAGCTCTCCGACGAGGAGCTGACCGAGACCGCGGCCAAGCTGCGCGAGGTCGAGAAGTGGGGCGACGACCAGCTGGTCGAGCTCGGCGCGCTGGGTCGTGAGGCGGCCAGGCGCGCGCTCGACGAGCGCGCCTTCGACGTCCAGGTGCTGGGCACGCTCGGCCTGCTCACCGGGCACGTGGTGCAGATGGCCACCGGTGAGGGCAAGACGCTGGCCGGCGCGCTCGCCGCGGCGGGGTACGCGCTGCAGGGCAAGCGCGTGCACGTGGTCACGGTCAACGACTACCTGGCCCGTCGTGACGCCGAATGGATGAAGCCCATCTTCGACCTGCTGGGCGTCAGCGTCGGCTGGGTCGAGCCCTCGCGCACCCGCGAGGAGCGCCGCGAGGCCTACCACGCCGAGGTCACCTACGGCGCGGTCAGCGAGATCGGCTTCGACATGCTGCGCGACCGCCTGGTCACCCGCGCCGACGAGCTGGTCCAGCCGGAGCCCGAGGTGGCGATCATCGACGAGGCCGACTCGGTGCTGGTCGACGAGGCCAGGGTGCCGCTGGTGATGGCCGGTTCGGTGGACGCGGGGCAGGCCGACGAGGAGGTCGCCAACGTGGTCCGGCGGCTGCGCCTCGGGCTGCACTACGAGACCGACAAGGACGGCCGCAACGCCTGGCTGACCACCGCGGGTTCGTCGGTGGTGGAGAAGTCGCTCGGCGGCATCGACCTGTACAGCGAGTCCGGCGACGGGCAGGACCGGCTGGCCGCGGTGAACGTCGCGCTGCACGCGCACGCGCTGCTCGAACGCGACGTCGACTACCTGGTGCGCGACGGCAAGGTCCAGCTGATCAACGCCTCCCGCGGCCGCGTCGCGGAACTGCAGCGCTGGCCGGACGGGCTCCAGGCCGCGGTCGAGGCCAAGGAGCAGGTGCCGCCGTCGGACCGCGGCGAGATCCTCGACTCGATCACCGTGCAGGCGCTGATGGCGCGGTACCCGCAGGTGGCGGGCATGACCGGGACCGCGGTCGCGGTGGCCGAGCAGCTGCGCGAGTTCTACAAGCTGGAAGTGGCGGTCATCCCGCCGAACACGGAGAACATCCGTGAGGACGCCAAGGACCGCATCTTCGCCTCGCCGTCGCAGAAGCTGCGCGCGATCGAGGAGGAGATCGCCCGCGTGCACGAGACCGGGCAGCCGATCCTGGTCGGCACGCAGGACGTGGCCGAGTCCGAGGAACTGGCCGAGAAGCTGGCGAAGGTCGGCCTCGAGTCCGTGGTGCTGAACGCGCGGAACGACGCCGAGGAAGCCGAGATCATCGCGGACGCCGGCCGGTACGGCGCGGTCACCGTGTCCACCCAGATGGCCGGTCGCGGTACCGACATCCGGCTCGGCGGCAAGGACGGCAAGGACCGCGACCGGGTGGCCGAGCTGGGCGGGCTGCACGTGATCGGCACCGCGCGCTACCCGAGCAGCAGGCTCGACGACCAGCTGCGCGGCCGCGCCGGCCGCCAGGGCGACCCGGGCAGCTCGATCTACTTCGCCAGCCTCAACGACGACCTGGTGCTGCAGAACGCGCCGGACATCCCCGAGGGCATCGACTCCGACTCCGAGACCGGCGAGATCACCGACGGCGCCGCGCACCGGCAGATCAAGCACGCGCAGCGCGTGGCCGAGGGCGTCGACCTGGAGATCCACCGCAACACCTGGCGCTACACCCGGCTGATCGAGCGGCAGCGCACCGAACTGCTGGCCCACCGCGACAAGCTGCTGCGCACCGACCTGGCGAAGGAGCAGCTGGAGAAGGGCGCGCCGGAGAAGTTCAAGGAACTGGCCGAGGCGGTGGACGACGAGGAGAAGGTGGAGCAGATCTGCCGCGAGATCGCGTTGTTCCACATCGACCAGCTCTGGTCGGACCACCTGGCCTTCCTGACCGACGTGCGGGAGAGCATCCACCTGCGCGCGCTGGCGCGGGAGACGCCGCTCGACGAGTTCCACCGCGCGGCGATCCCGGAGTTCCACAAGATCATCCCGGAGACCGAGCAGCGCTCGATCGCCTCGCTGGAGGAAGCCGAGATCACCGAGAACGGCATCGATCTCGCCGCTTCCGGCGTGCGGCGGGCCACCTCGACGTGGACCTACCTGGTGCACGACAACCCGTTCGACTCCGACGCCGAGCAGGCACTGAAGAAGGTGCGGAGCATGCTGCGCCGCAAGAAGGACTGA
- a CDS encoding alkaline phosphatase PhoX: MSTLKRRNFLRAAVLGAGVTAFGNTFTPSALANPAQNGPSPYGPLQAADANGIQLPAGFTSRVVARSGQKVAGYTWHDAPDGGAVFADGSGWIYVSNSEVLLGGGAGALKFDANGTITGAYRILSNTRVNCAGGATPWNTWLSCEEIDRGYVFECDPWGVKASVRHPAMGQFKHEAAAADPVRKAIYLTEDVSDGCFYRFLPTTWGNLSAGKLQVLRAGTATSGSFTWADVPDVDGSPTATRNQVSGAKRFNGGEGLHYANDTAWFTTKGDNRLWQLNLVNNTYELAYDDSLVSPGTAPLTGVDNVTGSASGDLFVAEDGGNMEICVITPNDIVAPFLRINGQSSSEICGPAFTPAGNRLYFSSQRGTSGSSSGGITYEVTGPFRS; the protein is encoded by the coding sequence GTGTCGACCCTCAAGAGACGGAACTTCCTGCGCGCGGCGGTGCTCGGCGCGGGCGTCACGGCGTTCGGCAACACCTTCACCCCCTCGGCACTGGCGAACCCCGCCCAGAACGGCCCCAGCCCGTACGGCCCGCTCCAGGCCGCCGACGCCAACGGCATCCAGCTCCCGGCCGGGTTCACCAGCCGGGTCGTGGCCCGGTCCGGGCAGAAGGTCGCCGGGTACACCTGGCACGACGCGCCCGACGGCGGCGCGGTCTTCGCCGACGGCAGCGGCTGGATCTACGTGTCCAACTCGGAGGTCCTGCTCGGCGGCGGCGCCGGCGCGCTGAAGTTCGACGCGAACGGCACCATCACCGGTGCGTACCGCATCCTCAGCAACACCAGGGTGAACTGCGCCGGCGGCGCCACCCCGTGGAACACCTGGCTCTCCTGCGAGGAGATCGACCGCGGGTACGTGTTCGAATGCGACCCGTGGGGCGTCAAGGCCTCGGTCCGGCACCCGGCGATGGGCCAGTTCAAGCACGAAGCCGCCGCGGCGGACCCGGTGCGCAAGGCGATCTACCTGACCGAGGACGTCTCCGACGGGTGCTTCTACCGCTTCCTGCCCACCACCTGGGGCAACCTGTCCGCGGGCAAGCTGCAGGTGCTCCGCGCGGGCACGGCCACCTCCGGCTCGTTCACCTGGGCCGACGTGCCCGATGTGGACGGTTCGCCGACCGCCACCCGCAACCAGGTCTCCGGCGCGAAGCGGTTCAACGGCGGCGAGGGCCTGCACTACGCGAACGACACCGCGTGGTTCACCACCAAGGGCGACAACCGGTTGTGGCAGCTCAACCTGGTGAACAACACCTACGAACTCGCCTACGACGACTCGCTGGTGAGCCCCGGCACGGCACCGCTGACCGGGGTGGACAACGTGACCGGCAGCGCGTCCGGTGACCTCTTCGTCGCCGAAGACGGTGGCAACATGGAGATCTGCGTGATCACGCCGAACGACATCGTCGCGCCGTTCCTGCGGATCAACGGCCAGAGCAGCTCCGAGATCTGCGGCCCGGCGTTCACGCCCGCCGGGAACCGGCTGTACTTCTCGTCCCAGCGCGGGACCAGCGGGTCCAGCTCGGGCGGCATCACCTACGAAGTGACCGGTCCCTTCCGCAGCTGA
- a CDS encoding AAA family ATPase — MAVCARDCRVRFSPGRDAEFAVLADAFARAATGSATVLVGGEAGIGKSRLISEFAAAQQARVLVCGCLDGLPFAPFTAVLRAIGPDEIHALSPGGTGELGRLLPSLGPPDRAGDELARARLFEQILAVFQGLAEREPLVLAVEDLHWADRSSRDLLRFLVRSQPAIPGLLLVISYRSDQVDPAVRSLLAELARLDWVRRLELARLPKNAVTVQLRGLLGHEPDPGLSDRIFRKSDGNPLFVEALLGCAGQPGPSLPQSIRDLLRAPMDRLEPRTQQVVRAAAAGGSRVGHRLLASVTELDDVALSDVVRPAVAANLLVADEDEYAFRHALIREVVYEDLLPGERATLHTRYGEALAQDASLVARPEVELARHWYAVRKQHPERALAASWAAASTAGNSLAYAERSLFLARVLELGAKPADVLEDAIEAAVSAGEGDRAMNLIEAAVEEFAEDPVKLARILRHRGELRYALGLPGDLDDLREAARLIPAGHAERRPALNALAARLMTVPCEDKALVVAEEASRTPGDVRSELVARINLAYLRADLPELARVLTAAEELDDERIVLHTLRCQADLLVGAGQYRRAADVARCGLSEAAKTGLARTSGPAHAGNLAEALIALGDWDEANEILDHALELDPTPSLRAYLLVLKGILGLARGDRAPAEEAVAYAGEVFTRGTAYAQDLLLLVQLQVELMLFQGKETEAGEAVARALADDSVTSSRYLWPVVATGPWPVGELPVDGAVQRAYQLTHKAERSGERDDWTRAADAWAELCQPYREARAALRAGDLRRAHALAEALGAAGMLAEIERLAKATRTRLDEPAPEQRLTPRELQVLRLLAEGRTNREIAGELFIAVKTAGAHVSSILGKLGVTGRVQAATAAHRLGLLG; from the coding sequence GTGGCGGTATGCGCACGGGACTGCCGAGTCCGGTTCTCGCCCGGGCGGGACGCCGAGTTCGCGGTGCTCGCGGACGCCTTCGCGAGGGCGGCGACCGGCTCGGCCACCGTGCTCGTCGGGGGTGAGGCCGGGATCGGGAAGTCCCGGCTGATCAGCGAGTTCGCCGCCGCGCAGCAGGCCAGGGTGCTGGTCTGCGGCTGCCTGGACGGCCTGCCCTTCGCGCCGTTCACCGCGGTCCTGCGCGCGATCGGTCCCGACGAAATCCACGCGCTGTCGCCGGGCGGGACCGGCGAACTCGGCCGGTTGCTCCCGTCGCTCGGTCCGCCGGACCGCGCGGGTGACGAACTGGCGCGGGCGCGGCTGTTCGAGCAGATCCTCGCGGTGTTCCAGGGCCTGGCCGAACGGGAACCGCTCGTGCTCGCCGTCGAGGACCTGCACTGGGCGGACCGGTCGAGCCGCGACCTGCTGCGGTTCCTGGTGCGCAGCCAGCCCGCGATCCCCGGCCTGCTCCTGGTGATCAGCTACCGCAGCGACCAGGTGGATCCGGCGGTGCGCTCGTTGCTCGCGGAACTGGCGCGGCTGGACTGGGTGCGACGGCTGGAACTGGCGCGCCTGCCGAAGAACGCGGTCACCGTGCAGTTGCGCGGCCTGCTCGGGCACGAACCCGATCCCGGTCTCAGCGACCGGATCTTCCGCAAGAGCGACGGGAACCCGCTGTTCGTCGAGGCGCTGCTGGGCTGTGCGGGCCAACCGGGACCGTCGCTGCCGCAGTCCATCCGGGACCTGCTGCGAGCCCCGATGGACCGGCTCGAACCGCGGACCCAGCAGGTCGTGCGGGCGGCGGCGGCCGGTGGGAGCCGGGTCGGACACCGGCTGCTGGCCTCGGTCACCGAACTCGACGACGTCGCGTTGTCGGATGTCGTCCGCCCGGCCGTCGCGGCGAATCTCCTGGTGGCCGACGAAGACGAGTACGCGTTCCGGCACGCGCTGATCCGCGAAGTCGTCTACGAGGACCTGTTGCCGGGCGAACGCGCCACGCTGCACACGCGCTACGGCGAGGCGCTCGCCCAAGACGCGTCGCTGGTCGCGCGACCCGAAGTCGAACTGGCCCGGCATTGGTACGCCGTGCGGAAACAACATCCGGAGCGCGCGCTGGCGGCGTCGTGGGCCGCCGCGTCGACGGCCGGGAATTCGCTCGCCTACGCCGAAAGATCGCTGTTCCTGGCGCGTGTGCTCGAACTCGGCGCCAAGCCCGCCGACGTGCTGGAGGACGCGATCGAGGCCGCCGTGTCCGCCGGGGAAGGCGACCGCGCGATGAACCTGATCGAGGCCGCCGTCGAGGAATTCGCCGAAGATCCGGTCAAACTCGCGCGAATCCTGCGGCATCGCGGCGAACTGCGGTACGCACTCGGCCTGCCGGGCGATCTGGACGACCTGCGAGAGGCCGCGCGGCTGATCCCGGCCGGGCACGCGGAACGTCGTCCGGCGTTGAACGCGCTGGCCGCGCGCCTGATGACGGTCCCGTGCGAAGACAAGGCCCTCGTGGTCGCCGAAGAGGCCTCGCGAACGCCCGGTGACGTGCGGTCCGAACTGGTCGCCCGCATCAACCTGGCTTACCTGCGCGCGGATCTGCCCGAACTGGCTCGTGTGCTCACCGCGGCCGAGGAACTGGACGACGAGCGGATCGTCCTGCACACGCTGCGCTGCCAGGCGGATCTGCTGGTGGGCGCCGGGCAGTACCGGCGAGCCGCCGACGTGGCCCGTTGTGGACTTTCCGAAGCCGCGAAAACCGGTCTCGCCAGGACCTCCGGCCCCGCGCACGCCGGGAACCTCGCCGAGGCACTGATCGCGTTGGGGGACTGGGACGAGGCGAACGAGATCCTCGACCACGCGCTGGAACTCGATCCGACGCCGAGCCTGCGCGCGTATCTGCTGGTGCTGAAGGGAATCCTCGGCCTCGCGCGCGGCGATCGGGCGCCCGCCGAAGAAGCCGTCGCCTACGCCGGCGAGGTGTTCACGCGCGGAACCGCCTACGCACAGGACCTGTTGCTGCTCGTCCAGCTCCAGGTCGAACTGATGTTGTTCCAGGGCAAGGAAACCGAGGCGGGCGAGGCGGTCGCACGAGCGCTCGCCGACGATTCGGTGACCAGCTCGCGGTACCTCTGGCCGGTGGTCGCGACCGGACCCTGGCCGGTCGGTGAACTTCCCGTCGACGGTGCCGTGCAACGGGCGTACCAGCTCACGCACAAGGCCGAACGCAGCGGAGAACGCGACGACTGGACGCGCGCGGCCGACGCGTGGGCCGAGTTGTGCCAGCCGTACCGCGAGGCACGGGCGGCACTGCGGGCGGGCGACCTGCGCCGCGCGCACGCACTCGCGGAGGCACTGGGAGCAGCCGGAATGCTGGCCGAGATCGAGCGGCTGGCCAAGGCGACCAGGACGCGGCTCGACGAACCCGCGCCCGAACAGCGCCTCACCCCGCGCGAACTGCAGGTGCTCCGCCTGCTCGCCGAAGGCCGGACGAACCGGGAAATCGCCGGTGAGCTGTTCATCGCGGTGAAGACCGCGGGCGCGCATGTGTCCAGCATCCTCGGCAAGCTCGGGGTCACCGGCCGGGTCCAGGCGGCCACCGCCGCGCACCGGCTCGGCCTGCTGGGGTGA